GGCGGTAGTTGTACCGTTGAAAGGGCACTTGATTTGAGGGACCATTCTGCTTCTTCAAGCACATACATGCTTCAACCGTCTTTCTGCAATCCCCATACCACGTCAATAACAATGGGGACGGCGCGTCAGGAACCAGCACCCGTAATGAATTTTTCACACAAATCCCGTTCCCGCGATCTAGTGTGTTTTCGTACGTGCATCGGAGGCGCATCAGTTCATCTCTCAGGTAGCAAGCGTTGGATTTGCGGTGGAGCAAGTCGTTTTCGCATGGGTACGGGTGACAGAACCCGGCAGCGCGGAGGCGTTTTACCCTTTTTCGCGAGGCACACAATGAAATTCAATTTCAGACGCCTATCCAGCTTTGTTTCCCAAGGCATCGCAGCCGGCAGTGTCATCGCGCTCACGTGCGCGTTCGGGCCAGGCTCTCAGGCGCAGACGTTAGGACCGCTCGTCACGGTGGCCGCAGGCGATCCATTCAGCGGATGCACGGCAGACCAGGTGCATGCGCAGGAGTCAGCGCTCGGGAGTGTCCTCTTTCCGGCCACGTCGATCGAGCCATGGGTGGCGACCGATCCGATCAACCCGTCTCGCCTCCTCGTCGGCCACCAGCAGGACCGCTGGAACAATGGTGGCTCACGCGGACTCGTCGGCGTCGTCTCCAACGACGCTGGCAGCACCTGGACCAATTCGATCCCGCCCGGCGTTACTGACTGCACCGGGGGCAAATTCCGTCGCGCGTCCGATCCCTGGGTAGACTTTGCGCAAGACGGAACGGCATTCTTTTTCTCGCTGGTGTTGGACCCCGCGCAGCCGACGACTCCGTTTGGCGCACGCAATAGCGCGATGCTGGTCAGTCGCTCCGTCGACCACGGCGCGACGTGGCAACCGCCCGTTACGCTGATTCGCAACAACTCGCCGCACGTACTCAATGACAAGAACTCCCTCACCGCCGATCCGACCGCGAACAAATACGTCTATGCGGTGTGGGATCAGCTGAGCGTGTTCCCACAAACGAAGGACGCCGCCCAGTTGCTCGCGGAAAACGATGGTGTCCTGATCGCGCGCAAATTGCGTAAAGCTGCAGCGTCAGCAGCGGGCGGTGCCCCATTGTTCAAGTTTAATTTCACCGGCCCGAGTTTCTTCTCGCGATCCATCGACAACGGCGTGACA
The DNA window shown above is from Paraburkholderia sp. PGU19 and carries:
- a CDS encoding sialidase family protein, which translates into the protein MKFNFRRLSSFVSQGIAAGSVIALTCAFGPGSQAQTLGPLVTVAAGDPFSGCTADQVHAQESALGSVLFPATSIEPWVATDPINPSRLLVGHQQDRWNNGGSRGLVGVVSNDAGSTWTNSIPPGVTDCTGGKFRRASDPWVDFAQDGTAFFFSLVLDPAQPTTPFGARNSAMLVSRSVDHGATWQPPVTLIRNNSPHVLNDKNSLTADPTANKYVYAVWDQLSVFPQTKDAAQLLAENDGVLIARKLRKAAASAAGGAPLFKFNFTGPSFFSRSIDNGVTWSTATPIYQPGTNAQTIDNIVRVLPDGTLLDFFTAINVTPSGLSIGYIKSANKGVNWTGPTFPHDISVVGVVTPDSGQPVRDASILYSVAVNPKSGAIYLTWQDDRFSNATCTTPTGSIPIDGIVFSESDDGGATWSTPMMINKTPANATNPCRQQAFIPAVVASGDGNTVVVTYYDFRNDTNTPAGFEGTDYFAVFCSTACTNPANWGAEQKLTTASFNMLDAPVAGGHFLGDYMGLAASGPATFYPVFGTATSPNVTSEFTRKLTLP